The proteins below are encoded in one region of Triticum aestivum cultivar Chinese Spring chromosome 1B, IWGSC CS RefSeq v2.1, whole genome shotgun sequence:
- the LOC123115736 gene encoding probable beta-1,3-galactosyltransferase 12, producing the protein MPLHHPKHRHHHNEDVLPYHRSDDEAKPRRPYVPSSFPSSPASAAPPHRFLLLFAVVCLLLAVASLSFAVSVSRRPVPLQSPPDSVAFRCGRAEDSLRSFLASSGNYSAGDREKVLAVVGVHTELGSAARRAALRATWFPPNPEGVVSLEHGFGLSFRFVIARTKDKEKMADLQKEVDMYHDFLFIDADEGKKPPEKMLAYFKAAYDMFHAEFYVKADDTIYLRPDRLAALLAKDRLHHRTYIGCMKKGPVVSDPNMKWYESSYGLLGNEYFMHASGSLYALSSEVVGAIATTNNDSLRMFDYEDVTIGSWMLAMNVNHEDNRAMCDSTCTPSSIAVWDSKTCSGSCDPIEKIKELHNTTLCSKSPTLPPELEEEE; encoded by the exons ATGCCGCTCCACCACCCGAAGCACCGCCATCACCACAACGAAGACGTCCTCCCCTACCACCGCTCCGACGACGAGGCCAAGCCGCGGCGCCCATACGTCCCCTCCAGCTTCCCCTCCTCACCtgcctccgccgctcccccccaccgcttcctcctcctcttcgccgtcgtctgCCTCCTACTCGCCGTGGCCTCCCTCTCCTTCGCCGTGTCCGTTAGCCGCCGCCCTGTGCCACTCCAGTCGCCCCCCGACTCCGTCGCCTTCCGCTGTGGCCGCGCCGAGGACTCCCTACGCTCCTTCCTCGCCTCCTCCGGGAACTACTCAGCCGGCGACAGAGAAAAGGTGCTCGCTGTCGTTGGCGTCCACACTGAGCTCGGATCCGCCGCCCGCCGTGCTGCGCTCCGTGCCACCTGGTTCCCGCCAAACCCTGAAGGCGTCGTAAG TTTGGAACATGGATTTGGTTTATCTTTTAGGTTTGTCATTGCAAGGACGAAGGACAAAGAAAAAATGGCAGATCTTCAGAAAGAGGTAGACATGTATCATGACTTTTTGTTTATTGATGCTGATGAGGGTAAGAAGCCCCCAGAGAAGAT GTTAGCATATTTCAAAGCAGCTTATGACATGTTCCACGCAGAATTTTACGTCAAAGCTGATGATACTATCTATCTGCGCCCAG ATAGACTTGCTGCTCTCCTTGCAAAGGACCGACTTCATCACCGGACTTATATTGGTTGCATGAAGAAGGGACCGGTTGTCAGTGATCCGAATATGAAATG GTATGAAAGTTCATATGGATTATTAGGTAATGAGTACTTCATGCATGCATCTGGTTCACTGTATGCTCTTTCTTCAGAAGTGGTGGGAGCTATAGCTACTACAAACAATGATAG TTTAAGGATGTTTGATTATGAGGATGTTACTATTGGCTCATGGATGCTTGCCATGAATGTAAATCATGAAGACAACCGTGCAATGTGTGATTCCACATGCACTCCCAGCTCCATTGCTGTATGGGACAGCAAGACATGTTCAG GCTCTTGTGACCCCATTGAGAAAATAAAGGAGCTGCACAACACAACTTTGTGCTCAAAAAGCCCAACATTACCGCCTGAACTGGAGGAGGAAGAGTAG
- the LOC123115748 gene encoding uncharacterized protein isoform X3, translating to MVLRSGPYGLQHLQGRIAGVDTMEQFLVLWLEHSLIFARVWVSQEQWDVNLPCAAAVHQGARQLRHVHSTLKDELLLLLMLAPCCRVIVVPVGPLVLWSVCEIVSAFLMSW from the exons ATGGTGCTCCGATCTGGTCCCTATG GCCTGCAACATTTACAGGGGAGGATTGCAGGTGTCGATACGATGGAGCAATTTCTGGTTTTGTGGTTGGAGCATAGCCTCATTTTCGCAAGAGTTTGGG TTTCTCAAGAACAATGGGATGTTAATCTTCCATGCGCAGCGGCGGTGCATCAAGGTGCAAGGCAGCTGCGACATGTTCATAGTACGCTAAAGGATGAGCTCCTACTTTTGCTGATGCTAGCTCCTTGCTGCAG AGTCATTGTGGTGCCTGTTGGGCCTTTGGTGTTGTGGAGTGTCTGCGAGATCGTTTCTGCATTCCTCATGTCATG GTAG
- the LOC123115748 gene encoding uncharacterized protein isoform X1 — MVLRSGPYGLQHLQGRIAGVDTMEQFLVLWLEHSLIFARVWVSQEQWDVNLPCAAAVHQGARQLRHVHSTLKDELLLLLMLAPCCRVIVVPVGPLVLWSVCEIVSAFLMSCFDDVLRRSAQCKNK; from the exons ATGGTGCTCCGATCTGGTCCCTATG GCCTGCAACATTTACAGGGGAGGATTGCAGGTGTCGATACGATGGAGCAATTTCTGGTTTTGTGGTTGGAGCATAGCCTCATTTTCGCAAGAGTTTGGG TTTCTCAAGAACAATGGGATGTTAATCTTCCATGCGCAGCGGCGGTGCATCAAGGTGCAAGGCAGCTGCGACATGTTCATAGTACGCTAAAGGATGAGCTCCTACTTTTGCTGATGCTAGCTCCTTGCTGCAG AGTCATTGTGGTGCCTGTTGGGCCTTTGGTGTTGTGGAGTGTCTGCGAGATCGTTTCTGCATTCCTCATGTCATG CTTTGATGATGTGTTGAGGCGGTCTGCTCAGTGTAAGAACAAATAG
- the LOC123115748 gene encoding uncharacterized protein isoform X2, protein MVLRSGPYGLQHLQGRIAGVDTMEQFLVLWLEHSLIFARVWVSQEQWDVNLPCAAAVHQGARQLRHVHSTLKDELLLLLMLAPCCRVIVVPVGPLVLWSVCEIVSAFLMSCFDDVLRRSAQ, encoded by the exons ATGGTGCTCCGATCTGGTCCCTATG GCCTGCAACATTTACAGGGGAGGATTGCAGGTGTCGATACGATGGAGCAATTTCTGGTTTTGTGGTTGGAGCATAGCCTCATTTTCGCAAGAGTTTGGG TTTCTCAAGAACAATGGGATGTTAATCTTCCATGCGCAGCGGCGGTGCATCAAGGTGCAAGGCAGCTGCGACATGTTCATAGTACGCTAAAGGATGAGCTCCTACTTTTGCTGATGCTAGCTCCTTGCTGCAG AGTCATTGTGGTGCCTGTTGGGCCTTTGGTGTTGTGGAGTGTCTGCGAGATCGTTTCTGCATTCCTCATGTCATG CTTTGATGATGTGTTGAGGCGGTCTGCTCAGT GA